The genomic stretch GCCAACACATCATGTCACTGCCTGGGGGCATGTCTTCTGTTCCCCAAAGTTCACAGCAATGCGTCTCCCGGCTCTGGAGCTCCCCCACCCACCGTGGGTCATAAGAGGTGGGTGGACTGCTTCTTGGTGAGCactgtggggctggggggtggggctttcctccctccaccttcccctccctggctgtgATTCCCAGTTCTTGACTCCTGCCTACCCTGGCATCTTAGATGGTTCCAGGAACTGTCCCAGAGAGAACAATGCCAACCACTGAGTCACTGTTTTTCTCACACCCAGGAACACGGCACCACCCCCAAACACACCCACAGGCGCACCTGCTGCCACCATGGGCCTCTGACATAGTCACCGCAAGTCATGGCTGGTGTCATGTACATCAAGAAAACGTACATCTTGGCACACTGCTGCCCTGCCATGGTCCTACATAAAATGGCAAATGCACAGTAATGCAAACTATCACATGCTAACGATGCCCCATCACACAGATGTACAGGAGACATACTGTCACGCTCATCCACATGAAATCAGAGCGAAGGGGCGGGAGAGTGTGGGGGTTAACAGCAATGGCTCTGGAGTCAGCCACACCTCTTTGACCTCTCTGGCACCAGCTTCCTTGCCTGTAAACGTGGAGATAATGATTGCTCTTCCCTCGAGAATGAAACGAGAGGTAGTGACCGCGAAGGCTGTAGCATAGTGCCCGGCCTGGAGTAAAGACTCTAGCAGTGGAAGCTGTTACTGGGAACTCCTGGCTCACATTCTCCCACATCTCACGCCCATGCATGTTGCAGACCAGCAGCGGTGAGCACACGCCTGTGCAAGGCCAGCCAGACACCCTCAGGCACACGTGCCCTCCCCCAGACACGCCTGCTGGGAGCCTGTGCACATTGACAAATTCCCTCGGCCTGGAAGCTCTTTCCCCAGACATCTGCCTAGCTTGCTATCCATTGCCTTTAAGTGTTCAATCAAATGTCACCCTTTCGATGAGGTCCATCCTGACTTTTTAAAACCACATACCCCAGCACTCCCAATCCCTTACCCTGCTGTGTACTTTAAGCATATTGACCTTCTAAGAAGatataatttagtttattttctgtccACCCTATTCGAGTATAATCTTCATGAGAGTAGGGAATCTTGCTTGGTCTTTTGGGTGCTGATGTATTCCAACTCCTGTAGGGGTCGCTGGCACACGATGGGCTGAATGCCGTGTGTACACTTACTGTGGGTCTCTAGCTTTCTCACCCTCTGAAACAAGCACATCTGGGTGAACCCCAGTGCCCACCCCAACAAGCTAAGCCTGTGTGCTTACACATGCCCAACTCAGGAGCTGGGATAAACTTAATCTCTCCTAGGCCCCTAGTTGGGTGGGCACagccaaggtgggggggggggggcgctattTTCAGTCACCAAGCCAAGAAAGTGTTTCCACTCACCCTTCCGGCCTTTTTGAGCCCCGCAGAGACTCAGTGAGCCGGTGAGTTGGCTGGGCTCACCCAGGTCACCTGGGGCCTCCTCTGAGGCCTTGTTTTTTTCACCCTGACTAGAACCTCAAGCCATCACTTCAGAAACCACTAATGAGGTTGTCTGTGTTAAGGGCTTTGCAATCCTTGGATCAAAGAGGCTGGGTAAACAGTGGGCAGCGTCCAGGCCAGTGACTGGCTGATGCCCCGAGGGAATAGCTCCCTGAGAGCGTGCAGCTGCCACTCATTGCTGGACAGCCTGGCATGGCCCCAGCTGGGTTTGGGAAGAAGAGACCCTGCCCCTCTTAGGGGACCTATTTAGAGCAGACCAGAGTGTGCCCATCAGCCCTTGGGAAtaagagagggagccagaggataGAACCTCCCCCTAGAagatagacccccccccccccccccccccccccccccaccgcggaTAGAACCTCGGCCCAGGTAGGGAGGCCGAACCTGGGCTCTGGCTCTGGGCGACGCTAGAAGTCCCCCAGGCTTAGCTGCCACTACTGAACGGGTCTCCAATTCAGATTCATCCCGCTTGTCCTCCACCTGCTTCCGAGTgggtgggcagagctggggtcaAGCAGCCCGGAGCACTGGAGTGTAAGGCCAAGTCCAGGGTCATTAGGACTCTAGGTAGGAAAACACTGCAATGTTTACTCTTTCACAAGAGACCTGCTGTGGCAATTTGCAGGTACAAGTCACACGTGAGACACGAGCCCCCAGCACAGTTTTCCAGCTGGGGCTGGTATGGAGAGAAGGAGGTGAAACCCCCAGCTACAGCCAGGACTCAGACACCAGGGTACCCGAATGTCCCTGCCCTCAATGCAAGCCAGATGCAGGCTGGAAGAGGCAGCCATAGCCCCCACAGCCATGGAAGGTCATTCTCCCAAGAGAAAGCATGGTGCTAGGCTTAGTGTAGACAATCTTTATTGGCAGGTGTTCAGAGTGCAAAATGGTGACAAATCCAGAGGGATCGGAAAGGGGGTGGGGCATGGTTCCCCTTCCTCCAAGTGGGGACCCATAACCAGGCCAGTGGGGGAGAGCACTTGGCTGTGGCCTCTTTGGGTCCAGCACCCTTCGGAGAACAAGCTCCCAGGCAGGAGGGATCCTTACAACACATGGGAAGGGAACAACACCCCAGAGGGGACCTGGAGtgtgtcccaccccccccccccccacttcccccagcGGCCTAGCTCCTGCCCACTGCACACCTTgacagcttggggtgggggtgtttgGGGACTGGGCTAAACCTATCCCTCTGCAAACCCAGGTATCTGCgtcgtgcctcagttttcctcctcCCGGTGATTAGCCAGGTTGGATGGCCAGGCCTTGTTAGGGGTCCGGCCCAACCCGAAGTGAGTAGTTCACATACCATACCATATTTTGGTCATTGTGTGGGCTGCAGGGATCACTGTGGGCTGGCCGTAGCCGAAAAGACCCTTTTTAGGCCACGGAAACCAACCCAAGACCTTCCTAGGCCGCAGAAATCTACCTAAGACGATGAGCATGGAGGCTATCGCCCCAAACATGCTTCGTGTCCTGAGCGCAATTGGCCCCCAAGACAAAACAGCCCCTGCACCCCACAACCATGCTGGTCCAAAAGTGTGGTTCTGTCTACCAAGAACCCCAGCTTGGCCTTAAGCCCACGGGGGCCTCACTCGGGGATGAGTGGGGGTCCCTTCTGTTTAGTAGGAGGCCCAACCCTGCAGCGGTGCGGGGCCACTTGACAGCGGCCGCCTGTCTCTGGTCACCTCCTCTCCACACTCCGGGAGGCCCCACTCCCTCAGGGAAGGCCCAGTCCCTTGTGGCGAGGGTCTGAGTCAGTTACAAGGCAGCCAGGTGGGATAGGAGTGGGCCCGAGCCAGCAGAGGCTGCACAGGAGTCACGTAGTAACTGACAGTGGCAGGCACAACCCCGTCGGGGCCCGGGGGGCGCCAGGCCAGGGCGGCCGCAGCGGCGGGGCCCTGCTCAGCCAGCGCCTGGAGCGCCAGCGTGGCGATGAGGTCCAGCGTCTGGCGACGCTCGTGGCTCATGAGGCACACGGTGCTCTCGTTGACCACCCGGTGCAGCGTCACCAGGCAGGCGTAGCGGCGGGCTGAGTCGGCCCCGCTGAAATGAGCCTCCAGGTAGCGCTCCAGCGTGCGCTGCTGCTCCGCCAGGTCTGGGAAGTCGATGAAGAAGCGGGAGCACATGTAGCGTTGCAGGGCGCGCACGTCGGTGCTGGGCCGCGGCCTGAAGCCCCGCACCAGGAGGTGGCAGTACTTGAGGAGGCCGCCACCGCGGATCTCCTCGGGGCTGCGCGTGGCGATGACGCGGTGCCGCAGGTGGTCCAGCGCCTCGGCAAAGTCCCCGTACAAGCTCTCACCTGTCACCGTTGGGTGGAAGGCCTCAGACATGGGCGTAGACGAGCACTGGCCAAAGAGAAGCAGGGAGTCCAGGATGATCTGGAAGGAGTCCACACTGAACTCAAACTGGCGCCGGACCGAGTCCACGAACTTGAGCTCCACGTTCTTGCCGCTCTTGTTGGACAACGAGATGAGGCTCCAGCGGTCCGTGTCCGTGCACACTTTCACCAGCTTCTGCACGTACGCCTCCTTGAGCGTCAGGGGCGTGATCTTGGCCCGGCTCACCCCGGCCGGCAGGAAGTCCAGCAGGCAGGCCAGCACCACCTCCTTGGTCAGCTGGAAGGACGCCTCGCTGCGCAGGTCCACGCGGAACACCAGGTCTAGGTCCTTGTAGCCCAGGCCACTCTCAGGGTGCAGCACATGGCTGGCAGCCGAGCCGTGCAATCGCACACCGTGCACGCGCAGTCCCCGTTCCTCTAGGCTGCTGCGGACCACCTGCGGGGGAGACGGCGGGAGGGAGAGGTGGCGGGAGTCTGGGCCCCCCCGGGGGTCCACCACCGGCTTCCCCGTGATAATCACGCCAACATCAACCATGTTGACCCCGTACCAGCTGTCGTGCCTTTGGAAAGCCATTTAACCGTCTCGACTTTGATTTCCTAATCTGGAGTATGACTTGTTTAGAGGAAAGACTCAGAAGGAATAGCACCGATGATGGCAGACGCGTAGAATTGACTAAATACCAGGTCCCGGTCTAAGCACTTTATACGTTAGGCTATAAACGTGCATAATTCTCAACTACCTGCCCTATGAGGTAGATACGATGAatgccattttgcagatggagaaataGAAGCACAGAGGGGccaagtaatttgcccagggtcacgcaGCTGGTGAATTAAACTCAGTGCAAGTCTTAACCACTGTGCGATTCTACCTCTCCAAAACTGCAAGTAAAACACTTTGTTTTGTGCCAGGCATGATGCTAACTGTTCAAATGTGTTGGGAACGTAATTCCCATTCACCCACATTACTACATTAACCCTGACAATGATCCTGTATTTGGGCATTAGTATCCCAATTCACAGATGGGggacctgaggcacagagaggttaagaatcGTGTCAAGGTCAGAGAGTAGAGCCCAGGTCGGTTGGATTCTCCAGTCCATGCATGCTCTTTTGGCTATGACACACACACTCATCTTAACTCATCTTTACAAGGACCCTGTGAAGCACATGTTACAcctgttttagagatgaggaaactgaggcttacggGGGCGAGAGGgggctgaggttcagagagggcgTCATTTAGAAGTGGCAGGGCTGGAAGTTAAAACTCAGGCACTTTCTGCTCTTGAGACAGGAGGTGGGTGATCATCTCGGGAAGCGCTCGGCACCCAGCCCAAGTAGGAAGAGAGGTAGCAGACCCCATCTGCTGACACAGGAACACCACAGGCAATCTCGGGTCTGTTCCTTTGGCCAGAGGCATCTCTCTGGGCCTAGGACAGTGCggggagaagaaagaagctgGGCCCAGACATTCGGTTTTCTTAGCAACCCAGAGGACTCACACACCATCCTGAAAGTGACCAGGCAGCATTCCTGTCCTGAGTGATTCTGCAACCCCGCCTTGCTGCCAAGTCAGCGCCCAGCACTGGGCTGGGCTGCCCTCCTCGCTTCTCAGGGAATTACCGCAAAGAATGCACTTAAGTGCTGAGGAGGCAAGCTGCAGTGGGGCAATCTGAGGCGGGCGGCtccctccaggaaggcttccGGGAGGAGGACCCTGACTGGGGGAAGGTACTGTAATGGCTATGGGGATAAGCAACTGGCCATCAGGAACATGGAGGGGAGgagcttggggtggggtggggaatatCAGGCACCTGTTGAATGCCTGGACCTTCTCAGCAGAATCTACAGGGGATAGGTCTTTATGCTCTCCAAGTTAtggatggggaaaccaaggctcacaGGAGTGTAGTCATCTGCCCAAGATCATTTAGAGGCACCTTCAAATCCAGGTGTGGCTGACTCTCATCGTATCACATTGCCATCCCAGGGTTTAGAAGGAGCAGAGACCATAACCCAGGGTTCTAATCCTCCCTGTCTTTCAAAATTTCAGAGTGAGGGTGACCGTCCAGTCACTGAAGCTCAGAACCAGGGTAGTTAGGAACAGGAAGGTGGGGTTTGGGAGATGCCTTGGCCAGACAGACTGGGGAAGCTGGAAGTAAGGGGCCAGTTGCTACAGTCTAGCCTGTGGGACTTGTAACCCACAGCCTGACAGCCGTGCCCCTGCAGGGCCAAGGAGGGAAGCAGGCAAGACCTTGTCCCAAGGACCCTGCCAGACTTGCAGAGCagaccagccccctccccaggtccTAACAGAGCTGACTGCGCCTTACTCAGTGCCAGCTCCTGCTCCCAGGCTGATGCTCACCCCAGGGCATGGCATCTGGCCTGGTGAGGAGGTAGCAATACCCTTGTTAAATCTCCTGTGTCAGCCAGCCAGCAgctgttgtctctctctcccaggtGTGACTACAGCCAGCTTGGCAGGCGGACCCCAGATACCGCCACACCCAAAGACTGCAGGGCAGCTTGGAACCTCCTGAATCAGACTTTCCAGCCACGAAGGGGGCAGCGGTTGCACCCTCCTTTCTCCTGTGCCAAGGGCCTCTCCAGAACCACTCTGCTCCTGGGCCGCTGCCAAGACCTACAGGGGGACTATAGGTGCTGTCAGCCAGCAGGCTTGCCACACTTGACTCTGGAGCTGCCTGATGCAGGCCCTCTGGCTGCAGCTGGAGAGATCAGATTGCCTCCTTCAATTCcctgggcccagagagggcaaaggacttatccaaggtcacacagccaataaatAGCTGAGCTTAATCAGAACCGGGCCTCCCAGAGCTATGGGCAGGGGGGCCTCCTACAGGAGAATGGGTCCCTCTAGCTCAGGTACAAGCAGGAATAGCATCTCTAACTGCTCAGATCGCTGCCGTAGGCAACGtcttgggagggggtggggtacAGAGGGAGAAAGGTTCTGGTTCTTGAACTGTGGACAGCCAGCATCCCCCATTACACACACCCAACACCCCTCCTCTACTCCCCCCACCTGGAGCACCTCCCACTTCCATTCACAGCCAGCACGGATGGCCCCCATCCCCACACACACCAAGCCCATTACCACCCCCTCATACACATGCAGCACCTCCCACCACACATATATATTCCAATAGTTTGTGAAGCTGCCAGCTGCTGATTCCCACCAGGAGATGGACGTCGTTCCCTGTGGATGCGATTGTGCAGGCAGGTGAAGGTCCCTGTTCCTTTTGGATTCTGAAACCTGAAAGGGTGTTGGGAGAGTAGTCCAACCCATCCCACTGgacagatggggacactgggCCCAGCAAAACTGATAACAGTCCAGGCCCTGACGCCAGATGTCCAGCCTCCTGGTGCAGCTCTGAagtctcccctgcctctccccacgcCAGCTAGCAGCTCCCTGTTCTGTGATATCTTTGACCCTAGTCTAGGAGAACACTGTACTATTATTGCCCTGTAAAGTCAGCTCCTTTTGGCCTGCAGTCCCCCCACCTGGCAGGGAGCATCTCAAAGGCAGAGAAGTGCTCCCAGAGGTCCCAGTCATATCCATGGCCCTAGTGTCCTGAATAGGGCTTGACACAGAGCAGGCACCAGTTAAGGCAGTTTGGCAGGGACTTCCCCTCCAGAGTACATCTCATCCCTGCAGAGCGGTGtttctgcactgggctctgccttCCCCCATGTCTGGGACAACAGTCCTGGAGATACGGTAGTTGGGGCCCCAAGGTTGACCTGAGAGtcctaaggaaaaaagaaaccctcaacTGGTTTTTCCTAATTACCCTATGACAGCCGGCAGCAGAGGAATGCCTCAGTGAGCACCACTGGGGCTTTGGGTGAGTCAGCCCTGGGgaatctgcccccaccccctcccattcCCTGGGAGGGAGGGCGAGGTAATCCCCTAGCCTACAACCCTCCTCCTCAGTGGAAGCAATTGGAGGCAGGGGAGTGGCCTGCTTCACTAGCTTCTATGGATAACTCCAGCAAAGGAAAGTCTGTCTACTGGCAGGAATACCCAGGAATTGTGGCTGGATTTTCTGGTCTCTATCAGAAGACTTCCCTAAGACTCAGAAGTTGAGTCttaggagctggggaaggggttGGAAACCTTGAACCTGCAGCAGGCGGCTCCCAAGAAGACTTATGATTCTCTTGGTTTGATTTTCACTTCTTTAGGTAGTCTTAGGCAGCTCACTGCCCCTTTTGGAACCTCCGCTTCCCCAGCCACAAAATGGGCACAGTAATTACCATATTCTGGCATTTCAGAGTATGACAGCACCTAGGTTACGCAAATGGAAGAGTAATTTTAGGGGTGCTGAAAAGTTAGGTAAAGGGAAAAAGGAGTctgaggatggggagaggggttgccagaattctcttttcctgttcttCAGGAGGCAGGGTCAGCCTTCATTTCCAActttggggaagaggagagacacCTAAACTGGACACCTGACGTTGCCTTTCGGCATGCAGCCACCAGGTCCAGCGTGGTGCTTAATCTCCTCCTGCCACAACCCCagttgagagggagggagtccTTATTGGGATTTCTTGGCTTTTCCACTTAGCCACGGGGCTCTTGAGCCAAGAGCTGTGGGAGCACAGGACAAAGTCTGACCCTAGGACcttgagagagggaaggggtgtgggggtggTGAGGCCCAGCCATGACGATTTGGGGGTGAAAAAATCCCGATTTTGAACACCTACCCATTCAGGGCTGCCTGGTATCTCTTGTCTGAGGAGGCAGATCTGTTCACCCGccactcctctccccacccccccttcccgcAGCCAAGtccctccccattctcctcccATTTCCTAGCTAAGGCAAGGGTGAACGGTTCGATCGGGCTCTCCAGAGGCGGGGGAAGGGAGAGCCAAGTGGGGAGGGCGCATGGTCTACTATCCATACGCTGTGCGATTTTGTTACAGTCCCTGTGCCTCTTTAAGCCTCAGGTTCCCTAGCTGTCTAGCGAATCGAACAGACTCTGGGTGCCTTCCAGCACAAGAACCTCAGGCTGGAGACCCCATAATCCCTCCCAGTGCCCTCTCACCTGCACAATCTGCCGGGGCTGCACGCTCAGAGTAGGGAAGTTGCCGCGCCCGTGAATGGGAATCGGTTCGCTCAGGAGCGCATCCAGTCGCTTCACCTGTGGCCAGCCTAGCCCACTTAGGTGCCGTCCGAGGGAGGCCGATGAGGCCTTCGGGTCGGGGCCGCCGCCTGCCGGGGCGGCCGTGGCCACCTCCGAGGCCGCAGCCGTCCCCACCTGCGCAGTTGCCTGGTCCGGGCTCTCAGCT from Panthera leo isolate Ple1 chromosome C1, P.leo_Ple1_pat1.1, whole genome shotgun sequence encodes the following:
- the TENT5B gene encoding terminal nucleotidyltransferase 5B, whose protein sequence is MMPSESGAESPDQATAQVGTAAASEVATAAPAGGGPDPKASSASLGRHLSGLGWPQVKRLDALLSEPIPIHGRGNFPTLSVQPRQIVQVVRSSLEERGLRVHGVRLHGSAASHVLHPESGLGYKDLDLVFRVDLRSEASFQLTKEVVLACLLDFLPAGVSRAKITPLTLKEAYVQKLVKVCTDTDRWSLISLSNKSGKNVELKFVDSVRRQFEFSVDSFQIILDSLLLFGQCSSTPMSEAFHPTVTGESLYGDFAEALDHLRHRVIATRSPEEIRGGGLLKYCHLLVRGFRPRPSTDVRALQRYMCSRFFIDFPDLAEQQRTLERYLEAHFSGADSARRYACLVTLHRVVNESTVCLMSHERRQTLDLIATLALQALAEQGPAAAAALAWRPPGPDGVVPATVSYYVTPVQPLLARAHSYPTWLPCN